In Cyclobacteriaceae bacterium, the DNA window AAAAGGTTATGGAGAATCAAGTCCGATTGCTGCAAATGATAGTGAGGAGGGAAGACAGTTGAATCGCAGGACTGAGTTTATAATTCTTGAATTTTAATAATCCTGCATTAGACTATTCTTATTTTCACTTAAAGACCTTTTTGATAAGATCACTTGGGTCTAATCCAATGAAATTGTCGATCACATAATCAGTGTGCGATAATTCTTCCTTTGAATGAGTAGTGGTAATGCCTACAACTTTTGATCCAGCTGCCTGGGCTGAAGCCACTCCAGAAAGTGAATCTTCAAAAACGATACACCGCTCGGGGGGAAACTGCAAAGCTGCGGCAACCTTTAAATAAATTTCAGGATTTGGTTTTCCATGATTTACATTCGATTCATCCAGAATGGTGTTGAAGTATTTTCTAAGGTGAAGATTATCGAGTATGAAATCAACGTTGCTTTTCGGCGCTGAAGTACCGATAGCTTTCGGAATATTATTTTCTTCAAGTTTCTTTAAAAAATCTTCCAGACCTGCCACTGGCGCAATGTCTTTCTCATAGATATCACGAAAAAGCTTTTCTTTCTCTTCTCCATAAGCACTTAATTCTGCTACTGTTAGCGGTCTGTCAAAGAGATTTGCGATCCATTCTTTATTTGTGCGGCCATAGATTTTTTTCAGAAGCTCCTCATCACTCAGCTGATAGCCATACTTTTCGCAGAATTGACGTAACGATATTTTGTGATGCGGATTGGTGTCGACAATAACGCCGTCCATGTCAAAAATGACAGCTACTGAATTTCTCATGAAGTTTATAGATTACAATACAACAAATCGCTTTGCCAGAGACTTACCCCCGGCTTTAAAGCGTGCAATATAGACACCGGCGGATATTCCACGAAGAGTATATTGGAGTGTTTGATTACCAGGAATAAACACTGAAGTCCCAATCCTCTTTCCAAGAACAGAGTAAATTTCCAT includes these proteins:
- a CDS encoding HAD family phosphatase — translated: MRNSVAVIFDMDGVIVDTNPHHKISLRQFCEKYGYQLSDEELLKKIYGRTNKEWIANLFDRPLTVAELSAYGEEKEKLFRDIYEKDIAPVAGLEDFLKKLEENNIPKAIGTSAPKSNVDFILDNLHLRKYFNTILDESNVNHGKPNPEIYLKVAAALQFPPERCIVFEDSLSGVASAQAAGSKVVGITTTHSKEELSHTDYVIDNFIGLDPSDLIKKVFK